ATCCGGTTGATAGGCCCGGGATACGCCGATGACCTTCATATCAAAGCTGCGCGCACGCTTGGCTGCCTCTTGGCCAATGGCGCCAAGGCCCACAATGCATATGGTCTTGCGATAAAGCGCTGTCATGCGTGTCTTGATTTTGCCGTGCCATTCGCGTGTTTTGGTGGCGGCCTCTGTTTCACGCATCCGGTGGCCCACCATCATCATCAACGCAATCGCGTGTTCGGCCACCATGGGGGCAGACAAGCCCGCCGTATTGGTGACGAGCGTCCCCGCAGGGAACCCACCCGCGTGCAAGGCCGCATCAATACCAGAAGAAGAAAACTGCACCCATTTCAATTTCTTTTGCTTTGCCTTGATCACGTCAGCAAGGGATTGGTTATAATGCCCAATTGCTACCATCAAAACTTCTGCATCCACAATTTCCCGGGCAAGGACATCTGCATCCTCAACATGAACAAAGGTATGTTCAGGGTGGCGCGCGGCCAGCGCATCAAAACCAAACCGATCCTTTCGAATAAAGACGATAACTTTCATAACGCGACCCTATCTCCATCCTTTGGCGTTTTGCACGGCCAGCCCAGTTCTTGTTCGATGCGTTGATGCAACGCAGCGGATGCGGCCGGTTCCCCATGGGTTATAAAGGTCATTTTTGGCGGGTGTGAAAAATTCCGAAGCCACGCCATAATGCCATCTGCATCGGCATGGGCAGAAAGCATTTGCAAATTCTGAACCTCTGCACGAACCGGATAATATTGCCCATGAATTTTTATGGTATCCGCCCCGTTGACCATGGCTTCACCGCGCGTGCCCATGGCCTGGAATCCTGTAAACAGGATCGTGTTGCGATGATCGGATACATATCGCTTCAAATGGTGAACAACCCGTCCCCCCGTCGCCATGCCACTGGCAGAGATTAAAACCTTTGGCACCGGATCAAAGACAAGCGCCTTTGATTGTTCTGCTTCACGAACGTACTGAACGGTTTTCCCCATCGCTTCACATTGGGCAGGACTCAGCCTGTGTTCGCCCCCATGGGCACAAAATATCTCACTGGCATTGATGGCCATGGGGCTGTCCAGATAGACCGGCAAATCGCGGGGGATTTTTTTCTGCGCTTTCAGCTCGGTGATGTGAAACATCAACGATTGCGCGCGGCCAACGGCGAAGGCCGGAACAATGACGGTGCCACCACGCCCAACGGTGCGGTTAATGATCCCCGCAAGGGCGGCCTCTGGGTCCTGGGTATCATGGCGGCGGTCGCCATAGGTCGATTCAACAACCAGATAATCTGCATGGGTCATGGGGGTTG
This is a stretch of genomic DNA from Rhodospirillales bacterium. It encodes these proteins:
- a CDS encoding MBL fold metallo-hydrolase yields the protein MSVSLKFLGGVGTVTGSKYLVESGPDGRARVLVDCGLFQGLKKLRLRNWAPPPVDPKTINTVVLTHAHIDHSGYLPLLIKKGFSGPVFSSSATRDLCGILLPDSGHLHEKDAEYANRHGFSKHSPALPLYTQKDGEAAIARFRPTPFGEQSDLGAGFKARFFPAGHILGASIVEMMVGGTKIVFSGDLGRSNDATMVDPTPMTHADYLVVESTYGDRRHDTQDPEAALAGIINRTVGRGGTVIVPAFAVGRAQSLMFHITELKAQKKIPRDLPVYLDSPMAINASEIFCAHGGEHRLSPAQCEAMGKTVQYVREAEQSKALVFDPVPKVLISASGMATGGRVVHHLKRYVSDHRNTILFTGFQAMGTRGEAMVNGADTIKIHGQYYPVRAEVQNLQMLSAHADADGIMAWLRNFSHPPKMTFITHGEPAASAALHQRIEQELGWPCKTPKDGDRVAL
- a CDS encoding D-2-hydroxyacid dehydrogenase, which produces MKVIVFIRKDRFGFDALAARHPEHTFVHVEDADVLAREIVDAEVLMVAIGHYNQSLADVIKAKQKKLKWVQFSSSGIDAALHAGGFPAGTLVTNTAGLSAPMVAEHAIALMMMVGHRMRETEAATKTREWHGKIKTRMTALYRKTICIVGLGAIGQEAAKRARSFDMKVIGVSRAYQPDALVDVVYGREDMETAFGEADVVLLSASASADTLNLINARSLGWLKPGAIVINVARGDMVDEDALAAACENGHLAGAGLDVTKTEPLPKDSPLWTAPNIVITPHIAGGGFDNAAILLGILDDNITRYTKGQPLTRMLDWENMTVS